Below is a genomic region from Gemmatimonadaceae bacterium.
GGCTCACATCGTTAGCCCCGGAGAGATCGATGGTTCGTCAGGCATTATCGTCCGCACTGCTGGCGTGCGTTGCAGCTGCTGCCCTCCCGGCCCAGGGAACGGTTTACAAGTCGGCGCTGCACGACTTCACCGTGGTCACCGTGGCGCCCGGACTGGTGCAGCCGTGGGGGATCGCCTTTGTCCCTGGCGGCGACATCCTCATCACCGAGCGCCCGGGGCGGCTGCGCATCGTGCGCAAGGGAAAGCTCCTCGACACACCGGTGGACGGCGTTCCCACCGTGGCCACGCGCGGACAGGCCGGCCTGCTCGACGTCGCCGTGCACCCGGACTTCGCCAACAACCACTACGTCTACCTCACCTATTCCAAGCCGGTGGACGATAGCGGGAAGACGACCACCGCGGTGGCGCGCGCCAGGTTCGAGCACGACAAGCTCGTGGGTCTCACCGACATCTTCGTCGCCAGGACGGTGGGGACGGTCGGGCACTTCGGCTCGCGCCTCGCCTTCGATGGCAAGGGGCACCTCTTCGTGACCGTCGGCGATCGCATGGTGCCGCCCACGGGGAACCTCGAGGCGCATCCGGCACAGGATCTCTCGAACCATCACGGCAAGGTGCTGCGCCTCAACGACGACGGGAGCGTGCCGAACGACAACCCGTTCGTCGGCCGCGCGGGGGCACAGCCGGAGATCTACAGCTACGGTCACCGCAACATGCAGGGGCTCATCGTGAACGCGGCCACCGGCGACCTGTGGGAGACCGAACATGGGCCGCAGGGGGGCGATGAACTCAACCTCATCAAGCCCGGGACTAACTATGGCTGGCCGGTGATCGGCTTTGGCGTCAACTATCGCACCGGGCTCGCCATCCATGGCGGGACCACGCGCGAGGGGATGGAGCAGCCGGTGTCGGTGTGGGTGCCGTCGATTGGAGCCTCGGGGCTGATGCTCTACACGGGCGACAAGTTCCCGGCGTGGAAGGGGATGCTCTTTGCCGGCGGCTTGTCCGGCGAGCGCGTGACGCGCTTCACGCTCGATGGGCAGAAGGCCGACATGGCGGAGCATCCGGTGCGCGGGCTCGGGCGCATCCGCGACGTGCGTCAGGGACCCGACGGCTTCATCTACCTGGCGATCGACGATGCCACGGGCAAGCCAACGAGCGTCGTGCGCCTGGAGCCCGTCGCGCGCCGCTGACGACAGTCAGGCACCAATTCCCGCCAACATCGCCCCGCATGCACCGCCGCGACTTTCTCGCCACCTCGGCCATCGCCACGCTCGGCGCTGGCGCCACGCACGTCACCGGCGGCGCACTCGACGCGTTCGCCACGACTCCCACGCCCGCTGCGATCATGGAGCCCGCACCACACACCACCGCCGCCAAGCGCAAGATCCTCATCGCTGGCGGCGGCTACGGCACGCCGTACCTCCGCTACATGGCGCAGCTGACGGGGAAGCCGCGCCCGCGCATCTGCTACCTGCCCACCGCCTCCGCCGACGCGATGGATGGGGTGATCTGGTTCTACCGGGAGTGCGCGCCGCTCGACGTGCACCCGTTCGACCAGCCGTCGTTCATCGAGAGCCTGTCCCAGACGCAAGGATGGGATGAGGTGCTCCTGTCCATGGACGGCATCGTCGTCTCGGGTGGGAATACGCTCAACCAGCAGGCGATCTGGAAGGCGCAGGGGATCGACGCGATCCTACGCGAGGCGTACGACCGCGGCATTGTCCTCGGCGGGGCGAGCGCTGGCTCGTTATGCTGGTTCGACGAGGGGACCACCGACTCGCGCCCCAAGGCGCTGTCGATCGTGAAGTGCCTTGGGTTCCTGCCGGGGAGCCATTCGCCGCACTACGACGTGGAAGCGGGGCGTCGCCCGCTGTACCACAAGCTCATCGGCTCGGGGGAGATGAAGCCGGGTTATGCGTGCGACGAGGATGCGGGGATCTTCTTCGAGGACGGCGCGGTGAAGCGCGTCGTGACGTCGCGCGCGGGGGCGAAGTGTTACTTCGTGAGCGCGCAGGCGAGCGGCGTCGTCGAGCGGGTGATGGAACCCGAGATGATCGCCTGATCGTCTGCTCGGCCTGTGTAAAGCGTCAGGCGGCGGCGCTCCGGGGCCGCCGCCTAACGCTTCTCCCTGCGCGTGACGCCGTGGGACGCCGCGTGACGTCGTGACACGTCGTGAGACGTCTTCTGTCGTCAGGCGACCGGGCCGCCGGCAATGGGCTCGTGTGCGCGCGCTTGCGCCACGCCATGTCGCATCCGGCGGGCGAGGAGCGTCACGCCTCGAATGACGGCGGCGACCACGCTTGCCGCGATCATGACGGCGACGAATGCCAGCACCGTGTACAGCACGCCGTTCCTGAGGGCCTCCATACCGCACCTCCTGCTGAGCGTTGACCTGCGGCGCGCGATACCGGGGGGCCGGTACCGTTGCACTCATCCGCGGTCCCTGGGCGTGCGCGGCGATCGAATGGCTCGATGCGACGCGGCGGCGCGCAGCGGCGCGGCGGGGAACGGAGTCAGGGTGATGGGGCGCTCCCGTGTGCTGGCGTCGCAGGAGAGCAGATGCGCCGCGGCAGGACGATCGGGCCGAACCCCATCGAATCAGGCGCAACGCTCACGTGTAGTGGAGCGCTGGTGCCGGCATTTCGGAGGTGCCCCAGCCTAGCGGTTTCCGGGCGTGTAGCTGTCGGGAACTCCCTGCAATGCGTAGGGAGAATCTGGAAATGCAGTGGTGGAGCGAGCTCAGCGCGCCCGCGCGAGCTCTGCGCGATAGATCACCCCTCCCTTCATCACGAAGCCCACGCGCTGCAGCGCGGTGATGTCGCGCAGAGGATCGCCAGGCACCGCGATCAGGTCGGCGAGCTTGCCAACCGCGAGCGAACCGACGCGGTCTTGCCATCCCAGTATCTCGGCGTTGAGCAACGTGGCCGAGACGATCGACGCCATGGGAGACTCGCCGAGCTTGACCCGCTCGGCGAATTCCTTCGCGTTGTCACCGTGTGGAATCACCATGGCATCGGTGGCGAAGCCTATCGGGATCCCGGCGGCCAGGGCGCGGCGAAAGCCGGCGTCCTTGATCGTGCCGATCTGGCGCGAGCGCTCGCGCTCGGAGAGCGGGATCGGATTGGACGGGTCGTCGGAATCGATCACGTGTGAGGTGTACAGCGTGGGTGCGTAGAACGTCTCGCGGTTGGAGCTCTTGAGGAGGGCGATGGCTTCGTCGTCGAGGTACGATCCATGGTCGACCGTGCGTACGCCGGCACGAATGGCGGCCTTGATCCCGTCGGCGCCGTGGGCGTGCGCGGCGACCTGGCGTCCCCAGCGGCGCGCCTCGGTGACGGCGGCGCGAATCTCGTCATCGGAATACTGCTGCGCGCCCGGGGTGATTCCC
It encodes:
- a CDS encoding PQQ-dependent sugar dehydrogenase, translated to MVRQALSSALLACVAAAALPAQGTVYKSALHDFTVVTVAPGLVQPWGIAFVPGGDILITERPGRLRIVRKGKLLDTPVDGVPTVATRGQAGLLDVAVHPDFANNHYVYLTYSKPVDDSGKTTTAVARARFEHDKLVGLTDIFVARTVGTVGHFGSRLAFDGKGHLFVTVGDRMVPPTGNLEAHPAQDLSNHHGKVLRLNDDGSVPNDNPFVGRAGAQPEIYSYGHRNMQGLIVNAATGDLWETEHGPQGGDELNLIKPGTNYGWPVIGFGVNYRTGLAIHGGTTREGMEQPVSVWVPSIGASGLMLYTGDKFPAWKGMLFAGGLSGERVTRFTLDGQKADMAEHPVRGLGRIRDVRQGPDGFIYLAIDDATGKPTSVVRLEPVARR
- a CDS encoding peptidase E; translated protein: MEPAPHTTAAKRKILIAGGGYGTPYLRYMAQLTGKPRPRICYLPTASADAMDGVIWFYRECAPLDVHPFDQPSFIESLSQTQGWDEVLLSMDGIVVSGGNTLNQQAIWKAQGIDAILREAYDRGIVLGGASAGSLCWFDEGTTDSRPKALSIVKCLGFLPGSHSPHYDVEAGRRPLYHKLIGSGEMKPGYACDEDAGIFFEDGAVKRVVTSRAGAKCYFVSAQASGVVERVMEPEMIA